gctgTCActtgtggatgttactttggcatgtaccacctacctaatcATTAttaccaagtacaccccttcatggcagcgGTATGCCCTAATATCAGTGTCCTCTGTCAGCAGGATAATTCTCcctgtcacactgcaaaaattgttcaggaacggtttgaggaacaagaccaagagttcaaggtgttgacttgactccaaattccccagatctcaatccgattgagcatccgtgggatgtgctggacaaacaagtccgatcctaaaaaaaatctttccacTTAAAAATCGGCCAAGATGTTTTTGGTGCCTGACGTTGGCTGCttcagttttgcactggagctataaAAAGAATGAAGCTAAAAAGTGAGGAAGTCTGTCTCACCCCTACAAGTTTTCCATAAATTACCCCCTTGCCATCAATTCACATTTAGTAATATCACAGAAGCATGCTGATGCGTTTAAGACAGCAGCTTTAGGGTAACCTTAAAGTAAGCTATTAAAACAAGTCATTATGTAGTGGACAACCAGAACGCTTTTTGTCCTCTAGTGCAGTTGGAAGAAATTAATTTCAATTCACAACACTGACACAGAAGTGCTAGACATGCGAGATCAATAAAGCAGAGCAAGTGCAATATTATGTAGAAAGTCGATAACATGTCTCTCCAGGAATTTGAGGTTGTTCTGTAAACTGTTTTACTGCAGGTAAGCATGACagtacacaaacacgcacacatgtGAGGCTTTAGTGGGATGGTGTAGCAGATGAGGTCTGATTGGATTacataatagaatagaaattaCACTCTTCATATCCACTTAAAAATGATATAATTAGACCACAGCTCCCCGCAGACACAGCAACACCAAAACGTCACAGCAGTTAATCatgggagagacagagagcgagagagagagagagagagagagagagagagagagagagagagagagagagagaatgatgagCTGAGGAATAGACAAAAATGGACTGTTCTATGGTTTGCTTTCCAGTAATGACAGAATAGTCTGAAATGGTGCTAAATTTATGTCTGAAAACAACACATCACACAATCCAGATCTGGAGGTGCACAGCATTGTAAAGCCTATTATTCTACTTAAGAGATATTAATTGTCATCTAATTACCAAGGTCTTTGTGAGCTTAATTCAGTGTACATATGTGCAAGGCTGTCACCTTGTTCTGCAGCTGATCTGTAAATGTTCAGTAAACAATGGCATAAGGAGTAAAAATTGGCATGAGGTTTCTGCAAGATCATGGATGATGAGAAGTGAATATCCTCAGCCCTTGGGACTCCAGCTCCACTGAGAGTGATACTTGAGATCAAATTAGCCATCTGAATAATGTGATAAAGTGATCTGGGTGTGATAAGTCTGATAAACAGCCAGAGCCTCTCTCAACCCTAATGAGAATTCATTAGCTGATCTCACTTTCCTTGcaggtataaacacacacacacacacacacacacacacacacacacacacacacacacacacagacagaggaaAATGACTTAACTGCTTGAGAATTCCATAGCTGACTCAGAGAAACTGGATATACAGGAAAAACTCCCAGTGTTACAGGAACACCTACAGTGTTAATGTATCTGTGTTCAACtgtacttacatacatacaaacgCATTGCTGATAATTATGCATTCGTACACCACAGTAGACGCAAGACTATTCGTTTGTGGGATGCCTGGTTAGATTGGTAGAAAGGTAGACACAGTGTATCATTTCAGAGTCgcagtatgcagtttgggacgtAGCCCGAGCATAATACCCTACAAAGAGCATGTGCATTTGGGCTTAAATTATAAAGACCTGTTGATGTTAtcaaatgaattatttcatGATATACTTTGAGTATGGTGAATATTGTCAGTACTTTTATAAGTACTGAACAGGTTGACATTTAACAAGCTGAttccactgaacatttttttgtttaccaGCTGCTTGATTTATGCTTGATATATTAGtgattattatacagtatatttgccCTATCCTGCATCATTTAGTGTAAtgtgcagtttgggacagatcctaagtgtaatatttacaaaacataGCATGCTGGTCTGGACATCGCTCTAGTAATGTAGGGTAATAggctactgtttttttttttgttttttgttttttactattAGTGCTTAATAAGTGTCCTGCTGAAACCAAATAATGACtatcatagaatttgtaatggttttaatggttataatgggaatagtattggttttaatggaaactgtaatggtgcCTGTGGGTCTCTATATACTGGAAATTTATTGTCTTCTGTTgctggcatgttatgtctattGGATTCCATTAAGGACCGATAATGGTAGtggtttaatggttaacagctggtttgtaatggtattgtAATTTGTAAAGCAGTACTATATAGTGCAAAACACAGAACGCTTGTTTGAGCGcatgtacactgtaaaacaaatGTGAATTTAGTATTAGAAAAGTACTTTTGTAGTATTTTTACTAATAGTAGTTAGAAGAGTGGAGTGAAGTGAGGCAGAAGTGTATGCGTCTATCAGACTGCGCGCATCGCTCACCCTGAAACTTGAAGCCCTCGATGTGCACCCACAGGCAGAGGTCCTCAGTGTCGCAGTCGCAGCGCCATGGGTTTCCGCTGAGGCCGAGAGCGCGCAAAGCGGGAAGCGCCACCAGCGTGCTCACGTTGAGCGTCGTCAAGTTGTTGCGGCTCACGTCGAGCACCTGCAGCGCACTGTTTTCAGCGAATGCGTCCGCGTGGATCTCGGACAGGCCCGGGTTGTCCGTGAGGCGCAACATGACGAGGCTGGCGAGCGCGCCGAACGTGCGGTCCTCGATGCGCGCCAGCGCGTTGAACGACAGGTCCAAGTAGGCGAGCTTGCGCAGGTTGCCGAACGTCGACTCTGAGATCTCGGTCAGAGAGTTGTTGCTGCAGTCCAAGTACACCAGGTCGGACAGGTAGTTGAGTTGCAGCGGCGGGAGCTCGCCGATGCGGTTGTCGCTCAGGATGAGCTGGCGTGTAGCAAGCGGCAGGTCCACAGGGAAGACGCTCAGCCTCTGCCCGGCGCACTGCACCACCAGCTGCTCGTCGCACACGCAACGATCCGGGCAGCCGGCGCTCAGAGCCGGTGAGGGCGCCGCGCCCGCCGCCACCATCAGCAGGAAGGCGAGCCGCAGGCACTGAACGCTGGCCTCGGCCAACACACGCATGATAGCGCCGGCCGCCTCATCAAGCGCGTGTGCCCGAGCGCACGCGCATCCTTCATGGAGCCCGCCGGCACGAACGAGGGCACTTTGGGGATTTCACAAGATCAGGCGGGTTACTTTGTGTATTTCGCTACCAGTCCGAGTTCACACGAGCACCTTGTGTGCAGCATCAGCTGCTTAAATGTTGTGGTgtcgcgcgcgcacgcacaagTCCGCCCTTAATTCCTGAAGTGACCGTGATCCCGAGTAATGTAGTCCGATTTGCTCAGTCGGATTCACTTGAAAGTCAGATGGCGTCCGCCCTCGCTGCGATGCAATGAGAGGTTTCCCCGAATTGTCTTCTGCGTCCTCGGCGATGTCTTCTGTTTCAGGGTCGGATATCCTCAGAGCAGCTCGTGTAGACCGCCACAGGTCAATTGCTCTGAAGTTGCGACTTGCCTcttgtctctctgtatctgtgtgtgtgtgtttgtgtactatccgtgtgtgtgtgtactaccCATGCACTGTCAGTGTCAATGTCATGTCCCTTTTATCCGAGTGTATAAAGACCGAACTGGCGCTCTTTGGACACAGCGGACACCGATAGTCCTCCAGACTATACAACCAGGTCGTTCCCGATTATGACGCATTCAGGTGTTTGTGGCACGCGCTTCCTCATTCCAGACAAAAGTCCGTGACACGAGCGCCCCAGAAAGACCAGATCCAGTGCCAAATTCGagtttttattcacttttacccttcaaaaattaaaaacagagtCCGTCTGTTGAGGAGCAGGAACCCATAGGCGGCTTTACCGTTCATCTACGCTGCATCGGCTGCTCTCGGTTATTTCATTCAGCAGCacgtgtgtctgtctgtcatcGCGCTACAGAGTGTGTGTCCCGTCATCTCAGTCACTGACGCTGCAAGAGAGAACAGAatagagaaagggagacagaaaacgggagaaaggcagagagagagagagagagagagagagagagagagagagagagagaggctattATCTCTTTAGCAATCTAATGTATGATTCTAATTCATGCCTCCCCTCCTTCAAACCTCCACACAAAAGCGTTGTATCACTGGTTGGTGCCATTACATAACACAAAATAGTGCAATCATAATCATATTCATACGTAGTCATAATTAGCCTATGACAAGTCGCCAAGTCACAGCAAAGTTGCATGGGAAATCCACAGAGAGACTCTAAGTGGCAGGTGATACTTAGCTCCTCTGTCATGGAAAAAATTATATTCAGGACCAGAGCAAAGTCCTATAATAACCATACCCTCATGCAGCTTTTTTTTCGTTGAAAGTCGAGTATAATTTTCAACCAAAAAGGATGTGGTGGTCTTCGAAATGTACAGTGGTGTCCAAAATTCTGAGACTACACAGAAGattttggggttttgtttttccatttaaaattggaaataaacagaaggtttttagagtttttaaatattgaaaacaaagaaagtaaatatccaatacatttaatgtaattCTAGGTCGCTGTTAGTGGTATTGATCATGTTAActactttgtacaaaaggtcagattttcctcatgcctaatgTCTTCTACTGTAGCACGTGCTCAGACGATACTgaggatttgatctaaaatggatcatcgGGTTTTGTACAAACTTGTGAAGTCTATGCCAGCTCAAGTACACGCTGTCACCAAAGCTAAAAGGgacatattaaatattaagaaattcatgtaaatatttcaaagattctacttt
The sequence above is drawn from the Ictalurus punctatus breed USDA103 chromosome 25, Coco_2.0, whole genome shotgun sequence genome and encodes:
- the LOC108258072 gene encoding leucine-rich repeat-containing protein 52, yielding MRVLAEASVQCLRLAFLLMVAAGAAPSPALSAGCPDRCVCDEQLVVQCAGQRLSVFPVDLPLATRQLILSDNRIGELPPLQLNYLSDLVYLDCSNNSLTEISESTFGNLRKLAYLDLSFNALARIEDRTFGALASLVMLRLTDNPGLSEIHADAFAENSALQVLDVSRNNLTTLNVSTLVALPALRALGLSGNPWRCDCDTEDLCLWVHIEGFKFQDEGQTVCQSPAEMRGRRLAEVGMQLRSECHQGLGYWDYLFFIAIGFVIFSAGTVSAWVMGVLMVLYERYSKRKSEEVDSGDDENVPIRNAGSSHGNGDLSKPSMQV